From one Nitrospinota bacterium genomic stretch:
- the hrcA gene encoding heat-inducible transcriptional repressor HrcA — translation MGNFQLDARRRSVLLEVVNDYIQNAEPVGSRSISKKHPEKLSAATIRNAMSDLEELGYLHQPHTSSGRIPTDQGYQFYVNHLLNPQNFLKEVDGQTDDYGTGSHNLQEVLETACEMLSKNSNQTGLVMLPPFSHTLFKQIEFIKVASDKALAVFYSDLGILQNKIIPLENETTQEQLTSISHYLNKEFSGKSIQAIRVELIYRLKNEREHYDQLTKKAVDLSSKLFAEDLEKNPLIVEGALNLLDHPEFRADLEKIKGLLKALEEKSKLVSLLDHCLKHDGMTILIGQEILGEEMEACSLIAQNYQKGDATLGALAIFGPKRMDYKKIISLVNQTAKTVSNLISQKDLEY, via the coding sequence ATGGGTAATTTTCAGTTGGATGCCAGAAGGAGATCGGTGCTATTGGAAGTGGTCAACGATTACATCCAAAATGCGGAACCGGTAGGCTCCCGAAGCATCTCAAAAAAACATCCTGAAAAATTGAGCGCCGCAACCATCCGCAATGCGATGTCGGATTTGGAAGAGTTGGGATATCTGCATCAACCCCACACGTCCTCAGGCCGCATCCCAACGGACCAAGGCTATCAATTTTATGTGAATCACCTCCTCAACCCACAAAACTTTTTAAAAGAAGTCGATGGTCAGACCGATGATTATGGAACGGGAAGTCACAATCTTCAGGAGGTTTTAGAAACCGCGTGCGAAATGCTTTCCAAAAATTCGAATCAAACGGGGCTGGTCATGCTCCCGCCTTTCTCTCACACGCTGTTCAAACAGATCGAGTTTATCAAAGTAGCGTCCGATAAAGCCCTTGCTGTGTTCTACTCTGACCTTGGAATTCTGCAAAACAAGATTATTCCTCTGGAAAATGAGACAACGCAGGAGCAACTGACTTCTATCTCTCATTATCTCAATAAGGAGTTCAGTGGGAAATCGATCCAGGCTATCCGCGTGGAGCTTATTTATCGTTTGAAAAATGAGCGGGAACATTATGACCAGTTGACAAAGAAAGCCGTGGATCTTTCCAGTAAGCTTTTTGCGGAAGATTTAGAAAAAAACCCACTCATCGTGGAGGGGGCTTTAAACTTACTGGATCATCCTGAATTCAGAGCCGATCTGGAAAAAATCAAAGGCCTGCTAAAAGCTCTGGAAGAAAAATCCAAACTGGTCAGTCTTTTGGATCATTGCCTCAAACACGATGGCATGACGATCCTCATTGGACAGGAAATTTTGGGTGAAGAAATGGAAGCGTGCAGTTTGATTGCACAAAATTATCAAAAGGGAGACGCTACATTGGGAGCGCTTGCCATTTTTGGCCCTAAACGGATGGACTATAAAAAAATTATCTCACTCGTAAATCAAACCGCAAAAACGGTTTCAAACTTAATATCGCAAAAAGATCTGGAGTATTAA
- the argB gene encoding acetylglutamate kinase produces the protein MEKSIQKAEILIEALPFIKFFYGKTIVVKYGGNAMVSDDLKEDFARDIVLMKYVGINPIVVHGGGPQIGKTLDALGIKSEFVQGQRITNKETIDVVEMVLGGKVNKEIVSLINRHGGQAVGITGKDGDLILAKRHRKIKKSAETDRPEIIDLGLVGEIIQVNPKILDTLDKGGFIPVIAPIGKGENQETLNINADFVAASIASALKAEKLVLMTDTEGVKDKDQTLISELTRKKALNLIKTNVIRDGMLPKVNCCLEALQGGVTKTHIIDGRIKHSLLLELFTEKGVGTQIIEK, from the coding sequence GTGGAAAAAAGCATCCAAAAAGCTGAAATCCTGATTGAAGCTCTGCCCTTCATCAAATTTTTTTACGGCAAAACCATTGTCGTTAAATATGGCGGCAATGCAATGGTCTCCGATGATTTGAAGGAGGACTTTGCCCGCGATATTGTTTTGATGAAATATGTCGGCATCAATCCCATCGTCGTGCATGGCGGTGGGCCGCAAATCGGCAAAACGCTGGATGCTTTGGGAATCAAGTCGGAATTCGTTCAGGGGCAGAGAATCACCAATAAGGAAACCATCGATGTGGTGGAAATGGTGTTGGGGGGTAAGGTCAATAAAGAAATCGTATCTCTCATCAACCGCCACGGAGGACAGGCCGTCGGCATCACGGGAAAAGACGGCGACCTGATCCTCGCCAAGCGTCATCGAAAGATTAAAAAATCTGCCGAGACCGACCGGCCAGAAATCATCGACCTTGGCCTCGTGGGAGAAATTATCCAGGTCAACCCGAAAATTCTCGATACCCTCGACAAGGGCGGATTTATTCCAGTCATCGCCCCGATAGGCAAAGGGGAAAATCAGGAGACCCTGAACATCAACGCGGATTTCGTAGCGGCCAGTATAGCGTCCGCCCTGAAGGCGGAAAAACTCGTGTTGATGACCGACACGGAAGGCGTCAAAGACAAGGATCAAACTCTGATATCTGAACTCACTCGCAAAAAAGCATTGAATCTTATCAAGACCAACGTCATTCGTGACGGCATGCTCCCCAAGGTCAACTGCTGTCTGGAGGCGTTGCAAGGAGGGGTAACTAAAACCCATATCATTGATGGACGTATTAAACATTCTCTGCTTTTGGAATTATTCACCGAAAAAGGAGTGGGAACTCAAATCATTGAAAAATAA
- a CDS encoding response regulator transcription factor gives MLTTETKNIKVLLADEHPIACQGIQCVFEHTPDITIEEEVTNVPDLLKKVGETKFNMVLFDISMSGFGGLDVLKTIRSERPDLPVLIFSSLPEDQYALRCLKAGAAGFLPKTCSKKQLIETIRKVAEGRKYVSPALAEKLACDLDFDSEKPLHQSLSDREYQVFCMIASGKTVSEIATELSLSVPTISTYRGRILEKMKLSNNSQLAYYAIKSGLIN, from the coding sequence ATGCTCACAACAGAAACAAAAAACATCAAAGTCCTTCTTGCCGATGAGCATCCAATAGCGTGCCAGGGAATACAATGTGTCTTTGAGCACACCCCCGATATAACGATCGAAGAAGAAGTAACAAACGTACCCGACTTACTGAAAAAAGTCGGTGAAACCAAATTTAATATGGTCTTATTCGATATCAGCATGTCCGGCTTCGGCGGTTTGGATGTCCTTAAAACAATTCGGTCGGAACGGCCGGACCTTCCCGTTTTAATATTCAGTAGCTTACCCGAGGACCAGTACGCCTTAAGGTGTTTAAAGGCAGGCGCGGCAGGTTTTTTGCCTAAAACCTGCTCAAAAAAGCAGTTGATCGAAACTATCCGGAAAGTAGCCGAGGGAAGGAAGTACGTTAGCCCCGCTCTCGCAGAGAAGTTGGCTTGCGACCTTGACTTTGACTCGGAAAAACCTCTTCATCAGTCCCTTTCAGATAGAGAATACCAGGTGTTCTGCATGATCGCGTCGGGAAAAACTGTATCGGAAATCGCTACAGAACTTTCCCTGAGCGTCCCCACCATCAGCACCTATAGAGGCCGGATCCTGGAAAAGATGAAATTGAGCAATAATTCCCAACTGGCCTATTACGCCATAAAGAGCGGTCTTATTAACTAA
- the xerC gene encoding tyrosine recombinase XerC: MEKYIQDFKSYLLGEKNASVHTVNSYLTDLGQFVAFLHESGHGESTLHPTKIDRLAIRSFMSFLFENSASGATMARKLSTLSSFFQFLCREGHLKTNPAKTVPSPKKVNKLPSYLSVDEIFRLLEIPKGKTFMDSRDRAILELFYSTGVRISELVGIRMDDLHLPQRMVKVRGKGKKERLLPMGQKAVDALAAYIEFRGKKTANLSPKPEELFLNFRGGGISVRGVRKIVEKYIKQNHFSGKISPHSLRHSFATHMLDAGADLRSIQEMLGHSSLSTTQKYTHLTIDRLAEAYDKAHPRARGKNPVRHS, from the coding sequence TTGGAAAAGTACATTCAGGATTTCAAGTCCTATCTCCTTGGGGAAAAAAATGCTTCGGTGCATACAGTAAACAGTTACCTCACGGATTTGGGTCAGTTCGTTGCGTTTCTGCATGAGTCTGGGCATGGGGAGTCGACCCTTCACCCGACTAAAATAGATCGGTTGGCTATCCGTTCATTCATGAGTTTCCTTTTTGAAAACTCGGCGTCCGGGGCGACCATGGCCCGAAAACTTTCCACTTTAAGCTCTTTTTTCCAGTTCCTGTGCCGGGAAGGTCATCTGAAAACCAATCCGGCTAAAACGGTCCCATCGCCAAAAAAGGTGAACAAATTACCTTCCTATCTTTCAGTAGACGAAATATTCCGGCTGTTGGAGATTCCCAAAGGAAAAACATTTATGGACTCCAGAGACCGGGCGATTCTCGAATTATTTTACAGCACCGGGGTTCGGATCAGCGAACTGGTCGGAATTCGCATGGATGACTTGCACTTGCCGCAACGAATGGTTAAGGTAAGAGGAAAGGGTAAAAAGGAACGATTGCTCCCTATGGGTCAAAAAGCGGTAGACGCTCTAGCGGCCTATATCGAATTTCGCGGGAAGAAAACTGCCAACCTGAGTCCCAAGCCGGAAGAGTTGTTCTTGAATTTCCGGGGCGGTGGGATCTCCGTCCGTGGAGTTCGAAAAATTGTAGAAAAATATATCAAACAGAACCACTTTTCCGGTAAAATCTCTCCTCATTCGCTGAGACACTCCTTCGCCACCCATATGCTCGATGCAGGAGCGGACTTGCGGTCCATTCAGGAGATGCTGGGACATTCGAGTTTATCCACAACTCAAAAGTACACGCACCTCACCATTGACCGTCTGGCGGAGGCTTACGATAAAGCCCATCCCCGTGCACGGGGCAAAAATCCCGTCCGGCACTCCTGA
- the grpE gene encoding nucleotide exchange factor GrpE: protein MKDKETFPTDQDLDSEIQESEIAPSEINGEANDYEDVTESEKDPIEILNENLQKKEDEIAELKNEFLRYKAETENFKKRLRKEKEDFSQYANERLLKELTLINDNLERALSAPSPTVESLQQGVEMILKQFHSFLEKQNVEPIEALGKTFDPNLHEVMCQVESDEHEENTVTEVYSKGYQLNGRILHPSKVVIAKAPEKKSPESSD from the coding sequence ATGAAAGACAAAGAAACCTTTCCCACCGATCAGGATTTGGATTCAGAAATTCAGGAATCTGAAATAGCGCCATCAGAAATCAATGGAGAAGCAAATGATTATGAAGATGTGACGGAGTCTGAAAAAGATCCTATTGAAATCCTGAATGAAAATCTGCAAAAAAAAGAAGACGAAATTGCGGAACTGAAAAATGAATTTCTACGCTATAAAGCGGAAACCGAAAATTTCAAAAAAAGACTGCGCAAGGAAAAAGAGGACTTTTCCCAGTACGCCAACGAACGTCTGCTAAAAGAGCTGACTCTCATCAACGACAACCTGGAACGCGCCCTTTCCGCTCCCAGCCCCACAGTCGAAAGCCTGCAACAAGGCGTAGAGATGATTCTGAAACAATTTCATTCCTTTCTGGAAAAACAAAATGTGGAACCCATAGAGGCCCTGGGTAAAACGTTTGACCCCAATCTGCACGAAGTCATGTGCCAGGTGGAATCGGACGAACATGAGGAAAACACCGTCACCGAAGTATATTCTAAAGGCTATCAATTGAACGGTCGAATCCTCCACCCTTCAAAGGTCGTGATCGCAAAAGCTCCAGAAAAAAAATCCCCGGAATCATCTGACTGA
- a CDS encoding PAS domain S-box protein — protein MIERSDFFYRSLQGDTVVSHPLAGEVDLPDIHGIWRKNWPTMFASTPIRNPAGEIVGVLSFRIRPEIAFTRMLEISRWGQTGETYAFNGDGLMLSDSRFIPQLKKAGLLPNQPENRAILQMQIRNPGGNMMEGFRPTLPRSQQPLTLMAASATQGETGVNVDGYTDYRGGLVVGAWTWLPDHFFGVTTEMDVDEAFSPLQTMNYWFVLIFGLFALSTFSAFLFHIRQVHTESDRQAALQKITESEIRFRAMMNNAGDAIITIDELGSIETFNPAAEKIFGYQVSEVLGRNIKFLMPEPYRSDHDGYLQRYLSTGQARILELNREVPGMRKNGSIFDLELSVREITVSGKIRFIGTVKDITERKTAETKLKTYAVELERSNIELQDFAAIASHDLQEPLRKIIIFGDRLETQISNQDPQGPETLKRMQKSAERMRRFIDDLLAFSKVAAKTKKLAPIDLNKLVPQVVEDLDLMIKKSQGKVFMGRLPIISGDNFQMRQLFQNLISNALKYHKTDVPPVIKIRCSSKTGGFYRISVEDNGIGFDEKYTHKIFKPFERLHTNDQYEGTGMGLAICQKIATQHGGEITVKSKPSQGTIFTISLPAPTSSPLKQKHELA, from the coding sequence TTGATCGAACGGTCTGATTTTTTCTACCGCTCCCTGCAAGGAGACACGGTTGTCTCTCATCCGCTTGCAGGTGAGGTTGACTTGCCGGACATTCATGGCATCTGGCGGAAAAACTGGCCCACCATGTTTGCTTCCACCCCTATCCGCAACCCTGCCGGGGAAATCGTCGGGGTGTTGTCATTTCGTATTCGCCCGGAGATCGCCTTCACCCGTATGTTGGAAATCAGCCGTTGGGGACAAACAGGAGAAACCTATGCCTTTAACGGCGATGGTCTCATGCTCTCAGACAGCCGATTCATCCCGCAACTGAAAAAGGCGGGACTTCTCCCGAACCAACCCGAGAACCGCGCCATTCTGCAAATGCAAATCCGCAACCCCGGCGGGAACATGATGGAAGGTTTCCGCCCTACCCTTCCTCGCTCGCAACAACCGCTGACGCTCATGGCCGCAAGCGCAACACAGGGAGAAACGGGGGTCAATGTGGACGGATACACCGATTACCGGGGAGGGCTGGTGGTAGGCGCCTGGACCTGGCTTCCGGATCACTTTTTTGGAGTGACCACGGAAATGGATGTGGACGAGGCATTTTCGCCTTTGCAAACCATGAACTACTGGTTTGTTTTAATATTCGGGCTTTTCGCGCTTTCCACTTTTTCCGCCTTTTTATTTCATATCCGCCAGGTTCACACAGAAAGTGACCGCCAAGCGGCTCTGCAAAAAATAACTGAAAGTGAAATCCGTTTCCGCGCAATGATGAACAACGCCGGCGACGCCATCATCACCATTGATGAGTTGGGCTCGATCGAAACCTTCAACCCGGCGGCGGAGAAAATCTTTGGCTATCAAGTTTCGGAGGTGCTCGGTCGCAACATAAAATTCCTGATGCCGGAGCCCTACCGGTCCGACCATGACGGATACCTGCAACGGTATTTGTCCACAGGACAGGCAAGGATCCTTGAACTCAACCGGGAAGTCCCGGGCATGCGCAAAAACGGGTCTATTTTTGACCTGGAATTATCCGTCCGGGAAATTACTGTTTCAGGCAAAATCCGGTTCATAGGGACCGTGAAGGATATCACCGAACGTAAAACGGCAGAAACTAAGCTTAAAACCTACGCTGTTGAACTGGAGCGCAGCAATATAGAGTTGCAGGATTTCGCCGCCATTGCCTCTCATGATCTTCAGGAACCGCTTCGCAAAATCATAATTTTTGGAGACCGTTTGGAAACGCAAATTTCCAATCAGGACCCACAAGGCCCGGAAACCTTGAAACGAATGCAAAAATCCGCTGAGCGAATGCGACGGTTTATTGATGACCTCCTCGCGTTTTCCAAGGTAGCCGCTAAAACAAAAAAATTGGCGCCGATTGACCTGAATAAGCTGGTCCCCCAAGTCGTGGAAGACCTTGATTTAATGATCAAAAAAAGCCAGGGAAAGGTTTTTATGGGGCGTTTGCCCATCATCAGCGGGGATAATTTTCAAATGCGCCAACTGTTTCAAAACCTGATCTCAAACGCTCTCAAGTACCATAAAACAGATGTTCCTCCCGTTATCAAAATAAGGTGTTCTTCGAAAACGGGTGGATTTTATCGGATCTCTGTTGAGGACAATGGAATCGGTTTTGATGAAAAATATACGCATAAAATTTTCAAGCCCTTTGAGCGTCTGCACACAAACGATCAATATGAAGGGACGGGAATGGGTCTCGCTATTTGCCAGAAAATTGCAACCCAGCACGGTGGGGAAATTACCGTCAAAAGCAAACCCTCCCAGGGAACCATTTTCACCATTTCTTTACCCGCCCCAACTTCATCTCCCCTTAAGCAGAAGCATGAACTTGCTTAA
- the hslV gene encoding ATP-dependent protease subunit HslV, with the protein MHATTILCVRQKNKVAMGGDGQVSLGNTVMKHSANKVRRMHHDKVIGGFAGSTADAFSLFARFEEKLEKFQGNLARSAVELAKDWRTDKMLRRLEAMLIVADKEKSFLVSGTGDVIEPDDGILAIGSGGMYALAAAKALVDNTDLDARKIVEEAMSIASSICIYTNSNLTIEEL; encoded by the coding sequence ATGCACGCAACAACCATTCTTTGTGTCAGACAAAAAAACAAAGTGGCCATGGGTGGAGACGGACAAGTCTCCCTCGGCAATACGGTAATGAAACACAGCGCCAACAAGGTGAGAAGAATGCACCATGATAAAGTCATTGGTGGGTTTGCGGGTTCCACCGCCGACGCCTTTTCCCTTTTTGCGAGATTCGAAGAAAAACTTGAAAAGTTCCAGGGCAATCTGGCGCGCTCGGCTGTAGAACTGGCCAAAGACTGGAGAACGGACAAAATGCTCCGCCGCCTGGAAGCCATGCTCATCGTTGCGGACAAGGAAAAATCATTTCTCGTCTCCGGTACTGGAGACGTGATCGAGCCGGACGACGGTATTCTAGCGATCGGGTCTGGAGGCATGTATGCCCTGGCCGCCGCCAAAGCCCTTGTTGACAATACCGACCTCGACGCCCGAAAAATTGTGGAAGAAGCCATGAGCATTGCATCGTCCATTTGCATTTATACCAATTCAAATTTAACGATTGAGGAATTGTAG
- the hslU gene encoding ATP-dependent protease ATPase subunit HslU — MASLTPKEVVKELDKFIVGQNKAKRAVAIALRNRWRRLKLSKEMRDEVAPKNILMIGPTGVGKTEIARRLARLAKSPFIKVEASKYTEVGYVGRDVESMVRDLVELSRSMVRDEKEEEVQNKAREHAEERLLDLLLPPPPGSPFSQGNDNSRDRENESHGNTREKFARYLKEGRFDDRMVEIDIQEKSAPMVDVISGQGMEEMGNNIKDMLGSMFPQKTKRKKLKVPEAFKVLAREEAEKLIDPEKLAEEALERAQQNGIIFIDEIDKIIGRQGAQGGADVSREGVQRDLLPIVEGSSVNTKYGIVKTDHILFISAGAFHAAKPSDLIPEFQGRFPIRVELDSLNKADFIRILTEPDNALIKQYVSLMKTEGIEISFSEDAIEEIAAMSATVNERTENIGARRLQTIMEKLLEDISFDAPDLQNKTIAIDASHVKDKLKDIIENEDLSRFIL, encoded by the coding sequence ATGGCTTCCCTGACTCCTAAAGAAGTCGTCAAGGAACTGGATAAATTCATCGTTGGCCAGAATAAGGCCAAACGTGCGGTTGCCATCGCCCTCAGGAACCGGTGGCGACGTCTGAAATTATCAAAAGAAATGCGCGACGAAGTCGCACCTAAAAATATACTCATGATCGGCCCTACCGGGGTCGGTAAAACGGAAATCGCCCGTCGCCTCGCCCGGCTTGCAAAATCCCCGTTCATCAAAGTAGAGGCTTCCAAATACACGGAAGTGGGTTACGTGGGACGCGACGTTGAGTCCATGGTTCGGGACCTTGTGGAATTGAGCCGATCCATGGTCCGTGATGAAAAGGAAGAGGAGGTTCAGAATAAAGCCCGTGAACACGCCGAAGAGCGTCTGCTCGACCTATTGTTGCCCCCCCCTCCGGGAAGCCCGTTTTCCCAGGGGAACGATAACAGCCGTGACCGGGAAAATGAATCGCACGGAAATACCCGGGAAAAATTCGCCCGTTATCTGAAAGAAGGCCGGTTCGATGACCGAATGGTGGAAATTGACATTCAGGAAAAATCCGCGCCCATGGTCGATGTGATATCCGGTCAGGGCATGGAGGAAATGGGCAATAATATTAAGGATATGCTGGGGTCTATGTTTCCTCAAAAAACTAAAAGAAAAAAACTGAAAGTCCCGGAAGCATTCAAGGTGCTGGCACGCGAGGAAGCTGAAAAACTGATCGACCCTGAAAAACTGGCTGAAGAGGCATTGGAGCGGGCTCAGCAAAACGGCATCATTTTCATCGATGAAATCGACAAGATCATTGGTCGCCAAGGTGCTCAGGGCGGGGCAGATGTTTCCCGAGAAGGCGTACAGCGGGACCTGCTCCCCATTGTCGAGGGTTCCTCGGTAAACACCAAATACGGAATCGTAAAAACAGATCACATCCTGTTTATATCGGCTGGGGCTTTTCACGCCGCAAAACCTTCGGATCTGATCCCGGAGTTTCAGGGAAGATTTCCGATCCGCGTAGAGCTGGACTCCCTCAACAAGGCGGATTTCATCAGAATTCTCACCGAGCCCGACAATGCCCTGATCAAGCAATATGTATCACTTATGAAGACGGAAGGCATCGAAATCAGCTTTTCGGAGGATGCTATTGAGGAAATCGCGGCCATGTCCGCTACCGTCAATGAGCGAACCGAAAACATCGGCGCCCGGCGCCTGCAAACCATCATGGAAAAGCTATTGGAGGATATTTCTTTCGACGCTCCCGACCTCCAGAATAAAACCATTGCCATCGATGCGTCGCATGTGAAAGACAAACTCAAGGACATTATCGAAAACGAAGATCTGAGCCGCTTCATTCTCTAA